One Panicum virgatum strain AP13 chromosome 3N, P.virgatum_v5, whole genome shotgun sequence DNA segment encodes these proteins:
- the LOC120666505 gene encoding probable inactive shikimate kinase like 1, chloroplastic, with protein MAMRAATAAATGFFSSPSSVSPRRFSSSSPPASLSAGRCIRRHRLRAFPSSELPLEELNPSVDLLRKTAEAVGDFRKTPIYIVGTDCTAKRNIGKLLANSIIYRYLCSEELLEDVLGGKDALRAFKESDEKGYLEVETEGLKQLTSMGSLVLCCGDGAVMNSTNLGLLRHGVSIWIDVPLEMAANDMLKSTGTQATTDPDSFSQAMSKLRQQYDELKERYGISDITVSVQKVASQLGYSSVDSVTLEDMVLEIVRQIERLIRAKAMMEAAGKPF; from the exons ATGGCGATGCGAGCAGCTACGGCGGCGGCCACAGGCTTCTTTTCTTCGCCCTCCTCCGTCTCCCCGAGGCGTttctcgtcctcctcgccgccggcgtcgctctCCGCCGGGCGCTGCATCCGTCGCCATCGTCTCCGCGCCTTTCCGA GTTCGGAATTGCCTCTGGAGGAACTCAACCCATCCGTTGATCTACTG AGAAAAACTGCTGAGGCCGTCGGTGATTTCAGGAAAACGCCAATCTATATCGTTG GCACGGACTGCACAGCCAAGCGCAACATTGGCAAGCTCCTTGCCAATTCTATAATATACCGCTACCTCTGCAGCGAGGAACTGCTCGAGGATGTTCTTGGTGGCAAGGATGCCCTTAGAGCCTTCAAGGAATCAGATGAGAAGGGCTATCTTGAAGTCGAG ACCGAAGGGTTAAAGCAGCTCACGTCCATGGGTAGCCTTGTGCTTTGCTGTGGGGATGGCGCTGTCATGAACTCAACTAATCT GGGCTTACTGAGGCATGGTGTCTCCATTTGGATTGACGTTCCTCTCGAGATGGCAGCGAACGATATGCTGAAGAGCACGGGAACACAAGCTACTACAGATCCAGACTCTTTCTCACAG GCAATGAGCAAGCTCCGTCAGCAGTATGATGAACTGAAAGAACGCTATGGAATTTCTGATATTACTGTTTCAGTACAAA AAGTGGCTTCTCAGCTGGGCTACAGCAGTGTTGACTCTGTGACCCTTGAGGACATGGTTCTTGAA ATTGTGAGGCAAATTGAGAGACTGATCCGAGCAAAAGCGATGATGGAAGCTGCAGGGAAGCCCTTCTAG
- the LOC120666506 gene encoding translocon-associated protein subunit beta-like, whose translation MARSLALVALLLLGLAAAAASAADAPFVVAHKKVSLSRPKPGVERVAVSLDLYNQGSATAYDVTINDDSWPTEAFELVTGEKSKTLERLDPGATASHTFVLETKTQGRFQGSPAVITYRVPTKTALQEAYSTPIFPLDILAERPPEKKFEWAKRLVAKYGSLVSVVSFVCLFIYLVASPSKSSSKASKKRR comes from the exons ATGGCGCGGTCCCTCGCGctcgtcgccctcctcctcctcggccttgccgccgccgccgcctccgcggccgACGCGCCCTTCGTCGTCGCGCACAAGAAGGTGTCGCTCTCCCGCCCCAAGCCCGGCGTCGAGCGCGTCGCCGTCTCCCTCGACCTCTACAACCAGGGATCCGC GACTGCCTATGATGTGACCATTAATGATGACTCTTGGCCAACAGAAGCATTTGAGCTTGTCACTGGAGAGAAATCAAAGACATTGGAAAGACTTGACCC TGGTGCCACAGCATCACACACATTTGTCCTGGAAACCAAAACACAGGGCAGGTTCCAGGGTTCGCCAGCTGTTATTACATACCGTGTTCCCACCAAGACCGCTCTTCAG GAGGCCTACTCAACCCCCATCTTCCCACTCGATATTCTCGCTGAGAGACCTCCAGAGAAGAAGTTTGAATGG GCTAAG AGGCTTGTGGCGAAATATGGGTCACTGGTTTCTGTTGTCTCGTTCGTTTGTCTGTTTATCTACCTGGTGGCAAGCCCGTCGAAGAGCAGCTCAAAAGCAAGCAAGAAGAGACGTTGA
- the LOC120666507 gene encoding 60S ribosomal protein L8 — translation MGRVIRAQRKGAGSVFKSHTHHRKGPARFRSLDFGERNGYLKGVVTDVIHDPGRGAPLAKVTFRHPFRYKHQKELFVAAEGMYTGQFVYCGRRATLSIGNVLPLRGIPEGAVVCNVEHHVGDRGVFARASGDYAIVISHNPDNGTSRIKLPSGAKKIVPSSCRAMIGQVAGGGRTEKPMLKAGNAYHKYRVKRNCWPKVRGVAMNPVEHPHGGGNHQHIGHASTVRRDAPPGQKVGLIAARRTGRLRGQAAATAAKSDKAT, via the exons ATGGGTCGCGTCATCCGCGCGCAGCGTAAGGGTGCGGGGTCCGTGTTCAAGTCCCACACCCACCACCGCAAGGGCCCCGCCCGGTTCCGCTCCCTCGACTTTGGCGAGCGCAACGGGTACCTCAAGGGCGTCGTCACCGACGTCATCCACGACCCGGGCCGCGGCGCGCCGCTCGCCAAGGTCACCTTCCGCCACCCCTTCAGGTACAAGCACCAGAAGGAGCTCTTCGTCGCCGCGGAGGGCATGTACACGGGCCAGTTCGTGTACtgcggccgccgcgccacgctcTCCATCGGCAACGTGCTGCCGCTCCGCGGGATCCCCGAGGGTGCCGTCGTCTGCAACGTCGAGCACCacgtcggcgaccgcggcgtCTTCGCCAGGGCCTCCGGGGACTACGCCATCGTCATCAGCCACAACCCTGACAACGGAACCTCCAG GATTAAGCTCCCCTCTGGTGCCAAGAAGATTGTCCCCAGCAGCTGCCGTGCCATGATCGGTCAGGTTGCTGGTGGAGGCAGGACTGAGAAGCCCATGCTGAAGGCTGGTAACGCTTACCACAAGTACCGCGTGAAGAGGAACTGCTGGCCGAAGGTCCGTGGTGTGGCCATGAACCCTGTGGAGCATCCCCACGGAGGAGGTAACCACCAGCACATTGGTCACGCCTCCACTGTCCGCCGTGATGCTCCCCCTGGCCAGAAGGTCGGTCTCATCGCCGCCAGGAGGACTGGACGTCTCAGGGGCCAGGCTGCTGCCACTGCTGCCAAGTCCGACAAGGCCACTTAG